Proteins from a single region of Scleropages formosus chromosome 22, fSclFor1.1, whole genome shotgun sequence:
- the synpra gene encoding synaptoporin has translation MDTASQIVSVGTFGVLKLPLGFIRVLEWLFAIFAFATCGGYSGQLRVSVDCVNKTDSNLSIGIDFAYPFRLHQVSFYAPLCEGKRQERLFLTGDYSSSAEFFVTIAVFAFLYSLLATVVYIFFQNKYRENNRGPLIDFIVTVVFSFMWLVSSSAWAKGLSDVKVATDPDEVLLLMSACKLQANKCGSVHGPMWSGLNTSVVFGFLNFVLWAGNIWFVFKETGWHKSAQRYPAGSSDKQTSALNQKPYNRGSFEQSGGFGAQGDLGQQSSYGQADGYAAGGPTSFANQM, from the exons ctttttgccatttttgcttttgcaacATGTGGAGGGTATTCCGGTCAGCTGCGGGTTAGCGTGGACTGCGTGAACAAGACTGACAGCAACCTCAGTATCGGCATCGACTTTGCCTACCCGTTCAG GTTGCACCAGGTGTCCTTCTACGCCCCCCTTTGCGAAGGCAAAAGGCAGGAGCGCCTCTTCCTCACAGGAGACTACTCCTCCTCAGCAGAATTCTTCGTCACCATCGCCGTCTTCGCCTTCCTCTACTCACTGCTGGCCACCGTGGTCTACATCTTCTTCCAGAACAAGTATCGTGAGAACAACAGGGGGCCCCTCATT GACTTCATTGTGACCGTGGTCTTCTCCTTCATGTGGCTGGTCAGCTCGTCTGCCTGGGCCAAGGGGCTGTCCGACGTCAAGGTGGCAACAGACCCGGATGAGGTTCTGCTGCTCATGTCGGCATGTAAGCTCCAGGCCAACAAGTGTGGCTCGGTGCACGGACCCATGTGGTCGGGCCTCAACACCTCTGTg GTGTTTGGCTTCCTAAACTTTGTCCTCTGGGCTGGGAACATTTGGTTCGTCTTCAAGGAAACCGGGTGGCACAAATCGGCGCAGCGGTACCCCGCTGGCTCCTCGGACAAGCAGACGAGCGCCCTCAACCAGAAGCCCTACAACCGGGGCAGCTTTGAGCAGTCGGGGGGCTTCGGCGCCCAGGGTGACCTGGGGCAGCAGTCGAGCTACGGCCAGGCGGATGGCTACGCTGCGGGTGGGCCCACCTCCTTCGCCAACCAGATGTAA